TTAAGAATGGTTTTTCAGTATCACGAACTGGCTCCTCGATCCAAGCATCAACAGCTTCCATCAATTCAATAATTTTTGGCACCCAAGCTGGATCATTATTCAATCCTCCTAAAGCAGAACCTTGAACAACTGGACAGTTATCACCATCATATTCATAGAAAGACAATAAGTCTCTGATTTCCATTTCAACTAACTCTAAAAGCTCAGCATCATCAACCATATCCACTTTGTTCATAAAAACTACCATTCTAGGAATACCTACTTGGCGACCTAAAAGGATGTGCTCACGAGTTTGTGGCATTGGTCCGTCAGTTGCAGCTACAACAAGGATAGCACCGTCCATTTGAGCAGCACCAGTAACCATGTTTTTTACGTAATCCGCGTGACCTGGACAGTCAACGTGTGCGTAGTGACGGTTAGCAGTTTCATACTCAACGTGTGATGTATTAATTGTAATACCTCTTTCTTTTTCTTCAGGAGCATTATCAATTTGATCAAATGATTTTGCTTGACAGTAACCAGCATCAGATAACACTTTTGTGATTGCTGCTGTTAAAGTAGTTTTACCGTGATCTACGTGTCCGATCGTACCAATATTTAAGTGTGGTTTCGAACGGTTAAAGGTTTCTTTTGCCATTTTACTTAATTTTTAATCTAGTTTATATATTTATTTCAATTTCCTACTTACTTGAGCCAACTACGGGAATTGAACCCGTGACCTCTTCCTTACCAAGGAAGCACTCTACCCCTGAGCTAAGTCGGCAGAATCCTTGTTAAGGATTTAAGATTTTCAATTCAGAATTCCAAACCTCAAATCAATTATGTGGGGAGAGCAGGATTCGAACCTGCGAAGTTCACACAGCAGATTTACAGTCTGCCCTCGTTGGCCGCTTGAGTATCTCCCCATTTTTTTTATCAATATTCGCATGAACTATTCCAAATCGCATTGGAAAAAAGAGCCGGCGGAGGGACTCGAACCCACGACCTGCTGATTACAAATCAGCTGCTCTAGCCAACTGAGCTACGCTGGCGATTTCAATAAAAAAAGTCCGCTATTTCTAACGGACTGCAAATGTAGAGATTTTATCTTTTAATCAAAACATTTTTTTAAAAAAATTTAAATTAAATATGTGTTCTTAACTTTTCTTTACGTTTTATCAGCAATCGCTCAATAGATTCGGCTGCTTGCTCGACTGCTTCCTCAAAGGATTTACACTGTTTTTCAACCAAAAAATCATCTCCAGGTACATTAATCTTTATCTCAAC
The Flavobacterium sp. 5 DNA segment above includes these coding regions:
- the tuf gene encoding elongation factor Tu, with amino-acid sequence MAKETFNRSKPHLNIGTIGHVDHGKTTLTAAITKVLSDAGYCQAKSFDQIDNAPEEKERGITINTSHVEYETANRHYAHVDCPGHADYVKNMVTGAAQMDGAILVVAATDGPMPQTREHILLGRQVGIPRMVVFMNKVDMVDDAELLELVEMEIRDLLSFYEYDGDNCPVVQGSALGGLNNDPAWVPKIIELMEAVDAWIEEPVRDTEKPFLMPVEDVFTITGRGTVATGRIETGIANTGDPVEIIGMGAEKLTSTITGVEMFRKILDRGEAGDNVGLLLRGVDKESIKRGMVIIKPGSVKPHATFKAEVYILKKEEGGRHTPFHNNYRPQFYVRTTDVTGVITLPEGVEMVMPGDNLTINVSLLSPIAMSVGLRFAIREGGRTVGAGQVTEIVG